The following proteins are encoded in a genomic region of Fundidesulfovibrio magnetotacticus:
- a CDS encoding type II toxin-antitoxin system death-on-curing family toxin translates to MSDSWIEKDFVLAVHDKLIADHGGVSGLRDMGLLESALGRPLQLGVYGEPDVFDLAAAYAYGIARNHPFLDGNKRTAYVTCMAFLRLRGIRIHADGVDKVTMFERLGKGEVDQDVLAGWLRERRG, encoded by the coding sequence ATGAGCGATTCATGGATTGAAAAGGATTTTGTGCTGGCTGTTCATGATAAGCTTATCGCGGACCATGGCGGAGTCTCAGGCTTACGCGACATGGGATTGTTGGAAAGCGCTCTTGGACGACCTCTACAACTAGGGGTATATGGGGAGCCAGATGTTTTTGATCTGGCAGCAGCGTATGCTTATGGTATCGCCCGCAATCATCCCTTCTTGGATGGGAACAAACGCACCGCATATGTGACGTGCATGGCTTTTCTCAGGTTGCGGGGAATTAGAATACATGCTGACGGCGTGGATAAGGTGACAATGTTTGAACGCCTAGGGAAAGGGGAGGTGGATCAAGATGTTCTGGCTGGATGGTTGCGTGAACGGCGCGGCTAA
- a CDS encoding tyrosine-type recombinase/integrase has protein sequence MDCPRVFWHAYTSSKTGKTEVGPFQDRKKFMRTLCEKAGVRYFRFHALRHSGASVMDSLNVPIGSIQRILGHENRTTTEIYLHSIGDCERRAMDIFESARVGKVPHQVPHH, from the coding sequence ATGGATTGCCCCAGGGTTTTCTGGCACGCGTACACCAGCAGCAAGACAGGCAAAACCGAGGTGGGGCCTTTTCAGGATCGGAAGAAGTTCATGAGGACTCTGTGCGAGAAGGCGGGGGTCCGCTACTTCAGGTTCCACGCGTTGAGGCATTCTGGAGCCTCGGTCATGGACAGCCTGAACGTGCCGATCGGCTCGATCCAGAGGATTCTCGGTCACGAGAACCGGACGACAACCGAGATCTATCTACACAGCATCGGTGACTGCGAGAGGCGTGCGATGGACATCTTCGAAAGTGCCCGTGTGGGAAAAGTCCCACACCAAGTCCCACACCATTGA
- a CDS encoding pyridoxamine 5'-phosphate oxidase family protein, translating to MELHEEMAAMILGNGLCAMATCGGGAPRASLMSYAVEPDCSSIYLATGSGTRKWANLRENPRVSLLIDERCQAPDGDRSRVRALTLDCLHIPLEVPAAKRAALERIAARHPHLRDFLSGADMEPVRLKPLKCLLLRGASGSSFIDLEEK from the coding sequence ATGGAACTTCATGAGGAAATGGCCGCGATGATCCTTGGGAACGGCCTGTGCGCGATGGCCACCTGCGGGGGCGGCGCGCCGCGCGCGTCGCTCATGTCCTACGCCGTGGAGCCGGACTGCTCAAGCATCTATCTGGCCACGGGGTCGGGCACGCGCAAATGGGCCAACCTGCGGGAGAATCCCCGGGTGTCGCTGCTCATCGACGAGCGCTGCCAGGCTCCGGACGGGGACAGAAGCCGCGTGCGCGCCCTGACGCTGGACTGCCTCCACATACCTCTGGAAGTTCCGGCGGCGAAACGGGCCGCCCTGGAGAGGATCGCCGCCCGGCATCCGCACCTGCGGGATTTCCTCTCCGGGGCGGACATGGAACCTGTGCGCCTTAAACCATTGAAGTGCCTGCTTTTGCGGGGCGCTTCGGGAAGTTCCTTCATCGATCTGGAAGAAAAATGA
- the ispG gene encoding flavodoxin-dependent (E)-4-hydroxy-3-methylbut-2-enyl-diphosphate synthase, which yields MSDHRQPSPIRRHKTRVIRLGSLFLGGDHPIRVQSMTNTDTRDVKASTAQVLALAEAGCEIVRLAVPDEEAARALKAIKAVSPVPLVADIHFDHRLALMALESGVDGLRINPGNIGGPEKVAAVVRAASERGAPIRIGVNSGSVEKSLLAKYGGPTPQAMVESALHHVRLLEDQGFDQIKISLKSSSVPATIAAYSLLSETVDYPLHIGITEAGTPLRGAAKSGVGLGVLLWMGLGDTLRVSLTGDPLTEMTPAWEILRCLGIRERGPEIVSCPTCGRTEIDLAGLAQAVEEKLRYVRTPIKVAVMGCVVNGPGEAREADIGLAGGRDCAVIFRKGEVVRKVRGESNVLAEFLRELDTIITEFENR from the coding sequence ATGAGCGACCACAGACAGCCATCCCCCATCCGCCGACACAAGACCCGCGTGATCCGCCTGGGTTCCCTGTTCCTGGGCGGTGACCATCCCATCCGCGTGCAGTCCATGACCAACACGGACACCCGCGACGTGAAGGCCTCCACAGCCCAGGTGCTGGCCCTGGCCGAGGCCGGGTGCGAGATCGTGCGCCTGGCCGTGCCCGACGAGGAGGCCGCCCGGGCGCTTAAAGCCATCAAGGCCGTCTCGCCCGTGCCCCTGGTGGCGGACATCCATTTCGACCACCGCCTGGCCCTGATGGCCCTGGAATCCGGCGTGGACGGCCTGCGCATCAACCCCGGAAACATCGGCGGCCCGGAAAAGGTGGCCGCCGTGGTACGCGCGGCCTCCGAGCGCGGCGCGCCCATCCGCATCGGGGTCAACTCGGGCTCGGTGGAGAAGTCCCTGCTGGCCAAGTACGGCGGCCCCACGCCCCAGGCCATGGTGGAGAGCGCCCTGCACCACGTGCGCCTCCTGGAGGATCAGGGCTTCGACCAGATCAAGATTTCGCTCAAGTCCTCCAGCGTTCCGGCCACCATCGCGGCCTATTCGCTCCTGTCCGAGACCGTGGACTACCCCCTGCACATCGGCATCACCGAGGCGGGCACGCCCCTGCGCGGGGCCGCCAAGTCCGGCGTGGGCCTGGGGGTGCTCCTGTGGATGGGCCTGGGCGACACGCTGCGCGTCTCGCTCACGGGCGATCCGCTCACGGAGATGACGCCCGCGTGGGAGATCCTGCGCTGCCTGGGCATCCGCGAGCGCGGCCCGGAGATCGTCTCCTGCCCCACCTGCGGGCGCACGGAGATCGACCTGGCGGGACTGGCCCAGGCCGTGGAGGAGAAGCTGCGCTACGTGCGCACGCCCATCAAGGTGGCCGTGATGGGCTGCGTGGTCAACGGCCCGGGCGAGGCGCGCGAGGCGGACATCGGCCTCGCGGGCGGACGCGACTGCGCCGTGATCTTCCGCAAAGGGGAAGTGGTGCGCAAGGTGCGCGGAGAATCCAACGTGCTCGCGGAGTTCCTGCGCGAGCTCGACACCATCATCACGGAGTTCGAGAACAGATGA
- a CDS encoding phosphoadenosine phosphosulfate reductase family protein: protein MQSLQEKLAHTIDFLESLLKDRDPSCVAVAWTGGKDSTVVLNLWRAVTPGPLKAVNLDTGHKFPEILAFRDRMAREWGVDLHIVRPLPEEIPQEIAQDKMACCRALKVEPLRRAVAQMGLEVLLSGVRADENRARKNLDLLEDRNGYLQANPILHWTEMDVWALITQRGLPYCELYDRGYRSLGCVPCTALSAPGLGERGGRDSEKEARMAELHALGYF from the coding sequence ATGCAAAGTCTCCAAGAGAAACTCGCCCACACCATCGATTTCCTGGAATCGCTCCTGAAGGACCGCGACCCCTCCTGCGTGGCCGTGGCCTGGACAGGCGGCAAGGACTCCACCGTGGTCCTCAATCTCTGGCGCGCGGTCACGCCCGGCCCCCTGAAGGCCGTGAACCTGGATACGGGCCACAAATTCCCGGAAATCCTCGCCTTCCGCGACAGGATGGCCAGGGAGTGGGGCGTGGACCTGCACATCGTGCGCCCCCTGCCAGAGGAGATCCCCCAGGAGATCGCCCAGGACAAGATGGCCTGCTGCCGGGCGCTCAAGGTGGAGCCCCTGCGCCGGGCCGTGGCCCAGATGGGTCTGGAAGTGCTGTTGAGCGGCGTGCGCGCCGACGAAAACCGCGCCCGCAAAAACCTGGACCTGCTGGAGGACCGCAACGGCTACCTCCAGGCCAACCCCATCCTCCACTGGACCGAGATGGACGTATGGGCCCTGATCACCCAGCGCGGCCTGCCCTATTGCGAGCTCTACGACAGGGGCTACCGCTCCCTGGGCTGCGTGCCCTGCACGGCCCTCAGCGCTCCGGGCCTGGGCGAACGCGGCGGGCGCGATTCCGAAAAAGAGGCGCGCATGGCGGAACTCCACGCCCTGGGCTACTTCTGA
- a CDS encoding AbrB/MazE/SpoVT family DNA-binding domain-containing protein, with translation MQTLKVRKVGNSLGLVLPKDAASRLNVREGDVVYLTDAEDGGFRLTPLNEQFAEQMAAAEDIMREDRDVLRELAKR, from the coding sequence ATGCAAACTCTCAAGGTCCGCAAGGTCGGCAATTCACTCGGTCTCGTGCTCCCCAAGGACGCTGCGTCGCGGTTGAACGTTCGTGAAGGGGATGTGGTCTATCTGACGGATGCCGAAGATGGCGGATTTCGGCTGACGCCACTCAACGAGCAGTTTGCTGAACAAATGGCAGCAGCTGAGGACATCATGCGCGAGGACCGTGATGTTCTACGCGAGTTGGCTAAACGATGA
- a CDS encoding proline--tRNA ligase: MKLSRYYAPTLKEDPADAEVVSHKLMLRAGMIRKLTSGIYTFLPLGLRSLNKAARIVREEMDRAGALEILMPGVQPADLWQETGRWEYYGKELLRFKDRHDRAYCLGPTHEEVVTDLIRHEVRSYRQLPLNLYQVQTKFRDEIRPRFGLMRGREFVMKDAYSFDKDEEGALVSYKAMYDAYCRIFSRLGLRFRAVEADTGAIGGNYSHEFMVLADTGEDTIAACPSCEYGANLEKAEAMLPVKTKPGNCPEHKLVATPGAHTVEEVAAFLKVEPARIVKTLLYVADGKPVAALVRGDRELNEVKLKNALNAQDVALATPEQVQAWTKAPVGFAGPVGLNADVVKTILADRELSQDTDWITGANKADAHFLHVDLDDDVLLTNYADLRNVACGDPCPRCGAPLELTKGIEVGHVFKLGYKYSEAMKASVLDEQGKDRLVYMGCYGIGVSRVVAACIEQNHDGAGIKFPPALAPFEVAVVCLDVKGEPLAKAEAIYAWLTGQGVEAVLDDRDERPGVKFKDIDLMGFPFQIVLGGKGLARGIVEVKDRRTGEKSELPVEGFEAAFTAWRLQALAGWESR, encoded by the coding sequence ATGAAACTGAGCAGATACTACGCCCCCACCCTCAAGGAAGACCCGGCCGACGCCGAGGTGGTCAGCCACAAGCTCATGCTGCGCGCGGGCATGATCCGCAAGCTCACCTCGGGCATCTACACCTTCCTGCCCCTGGGGCTGCGCTCGCTCAACAAGGCCGCGCGCATCGTGCGCGAGGAGATGGACCGCGCCGGAGCCCTGGAGATCCTCATGCCCGGCGTGCAGCCCGCCGACCTCTGGCAGGAGACCGGGCGCTGGGAATACTACGGCAAGGAGCTCCTGCGCTTCAAGGACCGCCACGACCGCGCCTATTGCCTTGGCCCCACCCACGAGGAAGTGGTCACGGACCTGATCCGCCACGAGGTGCGCTCCTACCGCCAGCTGCCGCTCAACCTCTATCAGGTGCAGACCAAGTTCCGCGACGAGATCCGGCCGCGCTTCGGGCTCATGCGCGGGCGCGAATTCGTCATGAAGGACGCCTACTCCTTCGACAAGGACGAGGAGGGCGCGCTGGTCAGCTACAAGGCCATGTACGACGCCTACTGCCGCATCTTCTCGCGCCTGGGCCTGCGTTTCCGGGCCGTGGAGGCCGACACCGGGGCCATCGGCGGCAACTACTCCCACGAATTCATGGTGCTGGCCGACACCGGCGAGGACACCATCGCCGCCTGCCCCTCCTGCGAGTACGGGGCCAACCTGGAGAAGGCCGAGGCCATGCTCCCGGTGAAGACCAAGCCCGGCAACTGCCCCGAACACAAGCTGGTGGCCACTCCCGGAGCGCACACCGTGGAAGAGGTGGCCGCCTTCCTGAAGGTCGAACCCGCGCGCATCGTCAAGACGCTGCTCTACGTGGCCGACGGCAAGCCCGTGGCCGCCCTGGTGCGCGGCGACCGGGAATTGAACGAAGTGAAGCTGAAAAACGCCCTCAACGCCCAGGACGTGGCCCTGGCCACCCCCGAGCAGGTTCAGGCCTGGACCAAGGCCCCCGTGGGCTTCGCCGGACCCGTGGGTCTGAACGCCGACGTGGTGAAGACCATTCTGGCCGACCGCGAACTCTCCCAGGACACCGACTGGATCACCGGAGCCAACAAGGCCGACGCGCACTTCCTCCACGTGGACCTGGACGACGACGTGCTCCTCACCAACTACGCCGACCTGCGCAACGTGGCCTGCGGCGACCCCTGCCCGCGCTGCGGCGCCCCCCTGGAGCTGACCAAGGGCATCGAGGTGGGCCACGTGTTCAAGCTGGGCTACAAGTATTCCGAGGCCATGAAGGCCTCCGTGCTGGACGAGCAGGGCAAGGACCGGCTGGTCTACATGGGCTGCTACGGCATCGGCGTGTCGCGGGTGGTGGCCGCCTGCATCGAGCAGAACCACGACGGCGCGGGCATCAAGTTCCCGCCCGCCCTGGCCCCCTTCGAGGTGGCGGTGGTCTGCCTGGACGTGAAGGGCGAGCCCCTGGCCAAGGCCGAGGCCATCTACGCCTGGCTCACCGGACAGGGCGTCGAGGCCGTGCTGGACGACCGCGACGAGCGCCCGGGCGTCAAGTTCAAGGACATCGACCTCATGGGCTTCCCCTTCCAGATCGTGCTGGGCGGCAAGGGCCTGGCGCGCGGCATCGTGGAAGTGAAGGACCGCCGCACGGGCGAGAAGTCCGAGCTTCCCGTCGAGGGCTTCGAGGCCGCGTTCACCGCGTGGCGGCTTCAGGCGCTGGCTGGCTGGGAATCCCGGTAG